The proteins below come from a single Stomoxys calcitrans chromosome 1, idStoCalc2.1, whole genome shotgun sequence genomic window:
- the LOC106094985 gene encoding peritrophin-44 encodes MKALIYCLPLLLVVCAPRTIYADDEEYTDLCRLFKDNMKISVPGSCNKYIQCQSDGMGEVLSCPNTFDVKGQTCVDTVSSNTLCNNRCEGKSGVWVADPTTCHGFFYCANSVPYWSHCADGLHFDENSQMCIHETSSSCVDVANICHLVPDKTKFRDETNCASYYECSSNKHSRKSCSKTYFDVQTQACVDKAKVACTAHPIPSGLCLVKKKPFVGYKSDQATCRGFFYCKDLGAVEDLEPIWSQCPVGKFFSEDAQGCVNPVNAKCAYNRCEGRGDLMVSSANNNCHNYLICENGFVAEERTCAKDYFFDEMYQACVPDIIYYECCDIKT; translated from the coding sequence CTCTTATTTACTGCCTTCCATTGCTACTGGTGGTGTGCGCTCCTCGCACTATCTATGCGGATGATGAGGAATATACCGATCTTTGCCGTTTGTTTAAGGACAATATGAAAATAAGTGTCCCCGGATCATGCAACAAATATATTCAATGTCAAAGCGATGGCATGGGTGAAGTACTGTCTTGCCCCAACACATTCGATGTCAAAGGTCAGACTTGCGTTGACACTGTGTCCAGCAACACTTTGTGCAACAATCGCTGTGAGGGAAAGTCCGGAGTATGGGTTGCCGATCCCACAACCTGTCATGGTTTCTTCTATTGCGCCAATAGTGTTCCCTATTGGAGTCATTGCGCAGATGGTTTGCACTTCGATGAGAATTCCCAAATGTGCATACATGAGACTTCCTCATCGTGTGTGGATGTGGCTAATATTTGTCACCTGGTTCCGGATAAAACCAAATTCCGTGACGAAACCAATTGTGCCTCTTACTATGAGTGTTCAAGCAACAAACACAGCCGCAAATCTTGCAGTAAAACTTATTTTGATGTACAGACACAGGCTTGCGTGGACAAGGCTAAGGTGGCTTGCACTGCCCATCCCATACCGAGTGGTTTGTGTTTGGTAAAGAAAAAACCCTTCGTGGGATATAAATCTGATCAGGCCACCTGTCGCGGTTTCTTCTATTGCAAAGATCTGGGCGCCGTAGAGGATCTTGAACCCATATGGAGTCAATGTCCCGTGGGCAAATTTTTCAGTGAGGACGCACAGGGCTGTGTGAACCCAGTCAATGCAAAATGCGCTTACAACCGATGTGAGGGACGTGGCGATCTCATGGTCTCCAGTGCCAACAATAATTGCCACAATTATCTAATATGCGAAAATGGATTCGTGGCAGAAGAACGCACCTGTGCCAAAGATTACTTTTTTGATGAAATGTACCAGGCATGTGTTCCGGACATAATCTACTATGAATGTTGTGATATTAAAACATAA